One part of the Anaeromyxobacter sp. Fw109-5 genome encodes these proteins:
- the glnE gene encoding bifunctional [glutamate--ammonia ligase]-adenylyl-L-tyrosine phosphorylase/[glutamate--ammonia-ligase] adenylyltransferase, translating to MRPAHAIPGLGPEEPRAPDSQERLARLRSRFPARFEEVLAACRLSADPDLALAGVERYVDGAGELPAERDLLQALVLLAGSSRMVAALLARDPRLLRRAARSPFVDQPRAEADLRGLLARAVRRLDPEDVPGFLSLLRRVRAREIVRIALRDLGRARVKEVTAELSSLATACLDAAIRFHDRRLRTRHGPPEGMEGREPGAGFCAIAMGKLGARELNFSSDVDLVYVYERDGQTRGEKPVTHFAYYAKLAELVTEAIAKPTEDGFVFRVDLNLRPDGQNGPIVNSVRAAELYYQSFGRTWERNALVKARPAAGDLAAGEELMRQLEPFVWRRSLDLDVLAEIQAMKARIDARAGAEGKDDLKLGKGGIREAEFFVSALQLLHGGRQEGKPLRERAVLPALERLIFAGVVPARDGDGLADAYLFLRRAEHRVQMVEGAQTHRLPPAGERLGLARAMGFATEAAFEAALAAHRERVAALFAGLLGTAAEEAPPLDPELALLADPEVPRERRAEIAARRGLMDPDRVLAAIDAMARRRTPFSPHGDPAAAVALLGDALGTPDPDQALSHLADFAAALANPEPYFRMLAEHRRVARLLLSLFGTSDFLSKRFLRHPELIDMLLRQDQVLLEKDVARFRADLEERLAAIPADLAPDDLLERQLGELRRFKNEEVLRVAIHDIAGTIDVPVIARQLSDLAEVCLERCLELAEGEARAKGALPPQRLCVVGMGKLGGRELGYHSDLDLVFLYRGGGGEHHAAYARLAQRFMSFLQMPLREGRLFAIDTRLRPSGNQGALVIGTEGFKRYHMGEALPGGAGAGATGEVRSQLWERQALLRARHVAGDPAPFVEIEAQVILPVVYGRREDRAPLAAEIRRMRERMETELAKEASRGKNPKTGHGGLVDVEFAAQFLQLLHGYDHPQIRTGSTPLALERLRAHGLLREADHEALARGYEFLRRVELRLRIVHDFAIDHLPERGPALQQLARRLGYYGPSPGDRFLADYARTTAAVRAAFDAVVR from the coding sequence ATGCGCCCCGCCCACGCGATCCCCGGCCTCGGGCCGGAGGAGCCGCGCGCGCCCGACTCCCAAGAGCGCCTGGCGCGCCTCCGAAGCCGCTTCCCCGCCCGGTTCGAGGAGGTGCTCGCGGCGTGCCGGCTGTCCGCCGATCCCGACCTCGCCCTCGCCGGCGTCGAGCGCTACGTGGACGGCGCGGGCGAGCTCCCCGCCGAGCGCGACCTGCTCCAGGCCCTCGTGCTGCTCGCCGGCTCGTCGCGCATGGTCGCCGCGCTCCTCGCCCGCGATCCGCGCCTCCTGCGCCGCGCCGCCCGCTCCCCGTTCGTGGACCAGCCGCGCGCCGAGGCCGACCTGCGCGGGCTGCTCGCCCGCGCGGTGCGCCGGCTCGACCCGGAGGACGTCCCCGGCTTCCTGAGCCTCCTGCGCCGCGTCCGCGCCCGGGAGATCGTCCGGATCGCGCTGCGCGATCTCGGGCGCGCGCGCGTGAAGGAGGTGACCGCCGAGCTCTCCTCCCTCGCCACCGCCTGCCTCGACGCGGCGATCCGCTTCCACGACCGGCGGCTGCGCACGAGGCACGGGCCCCCCGAGGGGATGGAGGGCCGCGAGCCGGGCGCGGGCTTCTGCGCGATCGCCATGGGCAAGCTCGGCGCGCGCGAGCTCAACTTCTCGTCCGACGTGGACCTCGTCTACGTCTACGAGCGGGACGGCCAGACGCGCGGCGAGAAGCCGGTCACGCACTTCGCCTACTACGCGAAGCTCGCGGAGCTCGTGACCGAGGCGATCGCCAAGCCGACCGAGGACGGGTTCGTCTTCCGCGTGGACCTGAACCTGCGGCCCGACGGGCAGAACGGGCCCATCGTGAACAGCGTCCGCGCGGCCGAGCTCTACTACCAGTCGTTCGGGCGCACCTGGGAGCGGAACGCGCTCGTGAAGGCGCGGCCCGCCGCGGGGGATCTCGCCGCGGGCGAGGAGCTGATGCGCCAGCTCGAGCCGTTCGTCTGGCGGCGCAGCCTGGACCTCGACGTGCTCGCCGAGATCCAGGCGATGAAGGCGCGCATCGACGCGCGCGCCGGCGCGGAGGGGAAGGACGACCTGAAGCTGGGCAAGGGCGGCATCCGCGAGGCGGAGTTCTTCGTGTCGGCGCTGCAGCTGCTGCACGGAGGGCGGCAGGAGGGGAAGCCGCTGCGGGAGCGCGCGGTGCTCCCCGCCCTCGAGCGGCTCATCTTCGCGGGCGTGGTCCCGGCCAGGGACGGCGACGGGCTCGCGGACGCCTACCTCTTCCTGCGGCGCGCGGAGCACCGCGTCCAGATGGTGGAGGGCGCGCAGACGCACCGGCTCCCCCCCGCCGGCGAGCGGCTCGGCCTCGCGCGCGCCATGGGCTTCGCCACGGAGGCGGCGTTCGAGGCGGCCCTGGCGGCGCACCGGGAGCGGGTGGCGGCGCTGTTCGCCGGGCTGCTGGGGACGGCCGCCGAGGAGGCGCCCCCCCTCGACCCCGAGCTCGCGCTCCTCGCCGACCCGGAGGTCCCGCGGGAGCGCCGCGCCGAGATCGCCGCGCGGCGCGGCCTCATGGACCCGGACCGCGTGCTCGCCGCCATCGACGCGATGGCGCGGCGGCGCACCCCCTTCTCGCCGCACGGCGATCCCGCCGCCGCCGTCGCGCTCCTCGGCGACGCGCTCGGCACGCCCGACCCCGACCAGGCCCTCTCGCACCTCGCCGACTTCGCGGCGGCGCTCGCGAACCCCGAGCCCTACTTCCGCATGCTCGCCGAGCACCGGCGGGTGGCGCGGCTGCTCCTGTCGCTGTTCGGCACCTCCGACTTCCTCTCGAAGCGCTTCCTGCGCCACCCCGAGCTCATCGACATGCTGCTCCGGCAGGATCAGGTCCTGCTCGAGAAGGACGTCGCGCGCTTCCGCGCCGATCTCGAGGAGCGGCTCGCGGCGATCCCCGCGGACCTCGCGCCCGACGATCTCCTCGAGCGCCAGCTCGGCGAGCTCAGGCGCTTCAAGAACGAGGAGGTGCTGCGCGTCGCGATCCACGACATCGCGGGCACGATCGACGTGCCCGTCATCGCGCGCCAGCTCTCGGACCTCGCCGAGGTGTGCCTCGAGCGCTGCCTGGAGCTGGCCGAGGGGGAGGCGCGCGCGAAGGGCGCGCTGCCGCCCCAGCGGCTCTGCGTGGTGGGGATGGGCAAGCTCGGCGGGCGCGAGCTCGGCTACCACTCCGATCTCGACCTCGTGTTCCTCTACCGCGGGGGCGGCGGCGAGCACCACGCCGCCTACGCGCGGCTCGCCCAGCGCTTCATGTCGTTCCTGCAGATGCCCCTGCGCGAGGGGCGCCTGTTCGCCATCGACACGCGGCTCCGCCCCTCGGGCAACCAGGGCGCGCTCGTCATCGGCACGGAGGGGTTCAAGCGCTACCACATGGGCGAGGCGCTCCCGGGCGGCGCGGGCGCCGGCGCGACCGGCGAGGTGCGCAGCCAGCTCTGGGAGCGGCAGGCGCTCCTGCGGGCGAGGCACGTCGCGGGCGACCCCGCGCCGTTCGTCGAGATCGAGGCGCAGGTGATCCTGCCGGTGGTGTACGGGCGCCGCGAGGACCGCGCCCCGCTCGCGGCCGAGATCCGCCGCATGCGGGAGCGGATGGAGACCGAGCTCGCGAAGGAGGCCTCGCGGGGGAAGAACCCCAAGACCGGCCACGGCGGCCTCGTGGACGTCGAGTTCGCGGCGCAGTTCCTCCAGCTCCTGCACGGATACGACCACCCCCAGATCCGCACCGGCTCGACGCCCCTGGCGCTCGAGCGGCTCCGCGCCCACGGGCTCCTGCGCGAAGCGGACCACGAGGCGCTCGCGCGCGGGTACGAGTTCCTGCGGCGCGTGGAGCTTCGGCTCCGCATCGTCCACGACTTCGCCATCGATCACCTCCCCGAGCGCGGCCCGGCGCTGCAGCAGCTCGCGCGCCGGCTCGGGTACTACGGCCCGTCGCCCGGCGATCGCTTCCTCGCGGACTACGCGCGGACCACCGCGGCGGTGCGCGCCGCGTTCGACGCCGTGGTGCGATAG
- a CDS encoding sigma-54 dependent transcriptional regulator: MDATKPTVLVVDDERNIRRTLRMVLEAEGYAVSEAESAEDALKILEGEPVDLGIFDIRLPGMDGLALLSRARELWRDLPVVVISGHADTSDVVDAVKRGATDFFSKPVDRDRVLVSVRNALARRSLEEKVQVLAARERKFQDEMLGESPAMRRLREDIAKVAPTSGRVLVLGESGTGKELVAAEIHRQSKRAQGPFVKVNCAAIPSELIESELFGHEKGSFSGAASRRRGQFEVAHGGTLFLDEIGDMSLSAQAKVLRALQTGEIVRVGSERALNVDVRVIAATNKDLEAEVREGTFREDLYFRLNVVPLVSPPLRERLEDVPLLAERFFQLAARENGTRPKAVDPEVYDRLRAYRWPGNVRELRNVCERMVIMSGDRITAADVPETVGARPAAPPAAGGSDLSRYGEVPLRELRDLVERDYILKKLEEHDWNITQAAQALGVERTNLHKKIKQHGLSRAGRGGPVPADPDGDEA, translated from the coding sequence ATGGACGCGACGAAGCCAACCGTGCTCGTGGTGGACGACGAGCGCAACATCCGCCGCACGCTGCGCATGGTCCTCGAGGCGGAGGGCTACGCCGTCTCCGAGGCGGAGAGCGCGGAGGACGCGCTCAAGATCCTCGAGGGCGAGCCGGTCGACCTCGGCATCTTCGACATCCGCCTGCCGGGCATGGACGGCCTGGCCCTGCTCTCCCGCGCGCGCGAGCTGTGGCGGGACCTGCCGGTCGTGGTCATCAGCGGCCACGCCGACACGAGCGACGTCGTCGACGCGGTGAAGCGCGGCGCGACCGACTTCTTCTCGAAGCCGGTCGACCGCGACCGGGTGCTCGTCTCGGTGCGGAACGCGCTCGCCCGCCGCTCGCTCGAGGAGAAGGTCCAGGTCCTCGCGGCGCGCGAGCGGAAGTTCCAGGACGAGATGCTCGGCGAGAGCCCGGCGATGCGGCGGCTGCGCGAGGACATCGCCAAGGTCGCCCCCACGAGCGGGCGGGTGCTCGTGCTGGGCGAGTCCGGCACCGGCAAGGAGCTCGTCGCCGCGGAGATCCACCGTCAATCGAAGCGGGCGCAGGGGCCGTTCGTGAAGGTGAACTGCGCGGCCATCCCCTCCGAGCTCATCGAGAGCGAGCTCTTCGGCCACGAGAAGGGCAGCTTCTCCGGGGCGGCGTCGCGCCGGCGCGGCCAGTTCGAGGTCGCCCACGGCGGGACCCTGTTCCTGGACGAGATCGGCGACATGAGCCTGTCGGCGCAGGCGAAGGTGCTCCGCGCCCTGCAGACCGGGGAGATCGTGCGGGTCGGCAGCGAGCGCGCCCTCAACGTCGACGTGCGCGTCATCGCCGCGACGAACAAGGACCTCGAGGCGGAGGTGCGCGAGGGGACGTTCCGCGAGGACCTCTACTTCCGCCTGAACGTCGTGCCGCTCGTCTCGCCGCCGCTCCGCGAGCGGCTCGAGGACGTGCCGCTCCTCGCCGAGCGCTTCTTCCAGCTCGCCGCGCGGGAGAACGGCACCCGCCCCAAGGCCGTCGATCCCGAGGTCTACGACCGCCTGCGCGCGTACCGCTGGCCCGGGAACGTGCGCGAGCTGCGGAACGTGTGCGAGCGCATGGTGATCATGAGCGGCGACCGGATCACCGCCGCGGACGTGCCGGAGACCGTCGGCGCCCGGCCCGCCGCGCCACCCGCCGCGGGCGGCTCCGACCTCTCTCGCTACGGCGAGGTCCCGCTCCGCGAGCTGCGCGACCTCGTCGAGCGCGACTACATCCTCAAGAAGCTCGAGGAGCACGACTGGAACATCACGCAGGCCGCGCAGGCGCTGGGGGTCGAGCGCACGAACCTGCACAAGAAGATCAAGCAGCACGGCCTGTCGCGCGCGGGACGGGGCGGCCCGGTCCCCGCCGATCCCGACGGCGACGAGGCTTGA
- a CDS encoding patatin-like phospholipase family protein, giving the protein MPPDEPLDALHQELRPFSDAEAALVRDVVSSPPWLSEQDEAALRYALNLARTTVVRAPDGSDVDLGGLLAPFREDVRELALPALLGARGPDRAELCRVVPDLALHARAWRGRAAAALAGRVTPEAIDREVCEKALVLVAGGGGGVTWSYLGAFALLEQYGLVPRLLAGTSMGAVLLLFRARRIRWQAGDVDEAMRSLSFRTIFRFLQTGSRYGLPAAMRLYLRAAIGEFLRGPDGHPLTLGQLAIPLLVAVTGIRNGALPRDPSYYEHLLDLHGRAPRPHVVKRMMSEALEAVGELIAQRDRFARVYLGADDATRAFDAIDAVGFSSALPGVIHYDVLRQDERMHGLLAELFERHDVFRLVDGGLVDNLPAREAWATVQRGGIGTRNAFVLALEGFGPKLTQPLWFGLEQLAAQNVARNRPFVHHHRSFQRVLSPIDVVPSERALQRAIQAGKAELHPDMPFISRMCRRFPPLPA; this is encoded by the coding sequence TTGCCCCCCGACGAACCGCTCGACGCCCTGCACCAGGAGCTGCGCCCCTTCTCGGACGCCGAGGCCGCCCTCGTCCGCGACGTGGTCTCCAGCCCTCCCTGGCTGTCGGAGCAGGACGAGGCCGCCCTCCGCTACGCGCTGAACCTCGCCCGGACCACGGTCGTCCGCGCGCCGGACGGCTCGGACGTCGACCTCGGCGGCCTGCTCGCGCCGTTCCGCGAGGACGTCCGCGAGCTCGCGCTCCCCGCCCTGCTCGGCGCGCGCGGACCGGACCGCGCCGAGCTGTGCCGCGTCGTCCCCGACCTCGCGCTCCACGCGCGCGCGTGGCGCGGGCGGGCCGCGGCGGCGCTGGCGGGCCGGGTGACGCCGGAGGCCATCGACCGCGAGGTCTGCGAGAAGGCGCTCGTCCTCGTCGCCGGGGGCGGCGGGGGCGTGACCTGGTCCTACCTCGGGGCGTTCGCCCTCCTCGAGCAGTACGGCCTCGTGCCGCGGCTCCTCGCCGGCACGAGCATGGGCGCGGTGCTCCTGCTGTTCCGCGCGCGCCGCATCCGCTGGCAGGCCGGCGACGTGGACGAGGCGATGCGCTCGCTGTCGTTCCGCACGATCTTCCGGTTCCTCCAGACCGGCTCGCGCTACGGCCTGCCCGCCGCGATGCGGCTCTACCTGCGCGCCGCCATCGGGGAGTTCCTGCGCGGGCCCGACGGCCACCCGCTCACCCTCGGCCAGCTCGCCATCCCGCTGCTGGTCGCGGTGACCGGCATCCGCAACGGCGCGCTGCCCCGCGATCCCAGCTACTACGAGCACCTCCTCGACCTGCACGGCCGCGCCCCCCGCCCGCACGTCGTGAAGCGGATGATGTCGGAGGCCCTGGAGGCGGTGGGCGAGCTCATCGCGCAGCGCGATCGCTTCGCGCGCGTCTACCTCGGCGCGGACGACGCCACCCGCGCCTTCGACGCCATCGACGCGGTCGGCTTCTCGTCCGCGCTGCCGGGCGTCATCCACTACGACGTCCTGCGCCAGGACGAGCGCATGCACGGGCTGCTCGCGGAGCTGTTCGAGCGGCACGACGTGTTCCGGCTGGTGGACGGCGGCCTCGTGGACAACCTCCCCGCCCGCGAGGCGTGGGCCACGGTCCAGCGCGGCGGGATCGGCACCCGCAACGCCTTCGTGCTGGCGCTCGAAGGCTTCGGGCCCAAGCTCACGCAGCCGCTGTGGTTCGGCCTCGAGCAGCTCGCCGCGCAGAACGTCGCGCGCAACCGCCCCTTCGTGCACCACCACCGATCGTTCCAGCGGGTGCTCTCGCCGATCGACGTCGTGCCGTCCGAGCGCGCGCTCCAGCGCGCCATCCAGGCGGGCAAGGCGGAGCTCCACCCGGACATGCCGTTCATCTCGCGGATGTGCCGGCGCTTCCCTCCCCTTCCCGCGTGA
- the glgX gene encoding glycogen debranching protein GlgX → MTSDAIWPGRPYPLGATNDDEGTNFAVYAREADAIDLCLFAADDPSRELRRVRLSERTGHVWHAYLPGVGAGTPYGYRAHGPYEPEAGLRFNGAKLLVDPYARAISGEVDLEGPIFSYRHDAPEQDLALDDRDSAAAVPRSVVVGNHFDWRGDRPPRTPLHRSVIYEVHVKGFTARHPEVPPELRGTYAGFGSPPAIAHLQRLGVTAVELLPVHEYLDDPFLRSKGLTNYWGYSTLGFFAPEQKYARGSRGEQVTEFRAMVRALHAAGIEVILDVVYNHTCEGNHLGPTLSLKGLDNRTYYRLVAESPRYFWDSTGCGNSLDTTNPQALKLVMDSLRYWVEEMHVDGFRFDLAVTLARDPEQFAEASRFLAAVHQDPVLERVKLIAEPWDVAPGGYQVGAFPVRWSEWNGKYRDVVRRFWKGDENLAGEMGYRLTGSADLYEAAGRKIYASVNFVTAHDGFTLRDLVSYDRKHNEANLEDNRDGADDNHSWNCGAEGETDDPAILALRERQMRNLMATLLVSQGVPMITAGDELGKTQRGNNNAYCHDDELSWLDWNLDDGRRAFLAFVRRMIQLRLDQPVLQRRRFFRGGRPWDSSLKDLAWFRPDGVEMTEEDWQRPFAKSVAFLLGGDQIATPDERGERIVGDSLLVLLNASHERVTYVLPDVDWGREWEVLVDTAGELEQKREHVAARGSVPLEARSLVILSRPADR, encoded by the coding sequence ATGACATCCGACGCCATCTGGCCCGGGCGGCCCTACCCCCTCGGCGCGACCAACGACGACGAAGGGACCAACTTCGCCGTCTACGCGCGCGAGGCGGACGCGATCGACCTCTGCCTCTTCGCGGCCGACGATCCGTCGCGCGAGCTGCGCCGCGTCCGGCTCTCCGAGCGGACCGGCCACGTCTGGCACGCGTACCTGCCGGGCGTCGGCGCGGGGACGCCCTACGGGTACCGCGCGCACGGACCGTACGAGCCCGAGGCCGGCCTCCGCTTCAACGGCGCGAAGCTGCTCGTCGATCCGTACGCGCGCGCCATCTCCGGCGAGGTGGACCTCGAGGGCCCGATCTTCTCGTATCGGCACGACGCGCCGGAGCAGGACCTCGCGCTCGACGACCGCGACAGCGCCGCGGCGGTGCCGAGATCCGTCGTGGTGGGGAACCACTTCGACTGGCGCGGCGATCGGCCGCCGCGCACCCCGCTGCACCGCAGCGTGATCTACGAGGTGCACGTGAAGGGGTTCACGGCGCGTCACCCGGAGGTGCCGCCGGAGCTGCGCGGCACCTACGCGGGCTTCGGCTCGCCCCCGGCGATCGCCCACCTCCAGCGCCTCGGCGTGACCGCCGTCGAGCTCCTCCCCGTCCACGAGTACCTCGACGACCCGTTCCTCCGCTCGAAGGGCCTCACCAACTACTGGGGCTACTCCACCCTGGGCTTCTTCGCGCCCGAGCAGAAGTACGCCCGCGGCTCGCGCGGCGAGCAGGTGACGGAGTTCCGCGCCATGGTGAGGGCGCTGCACGCGGCGGGCATCGAGGTCATCCTCGACGTCGTCTACAACCACACCTGCGAGGGGAACCACCTCGGCCCGACGCTCTCGCTGAAGGGGCTCGACAACCGCACCTACTACCGCCTGGTGGCGGAGTCCCCGCGCTACTTCTGGGACTCCACCGGCTGCGGGAACTCGCTCGACACCACGAACCCGCAGGCGCTGAAGCTCGTGATGGACTCGCTGCGCTACTGGGTCGAGGAGATGCACGTCGACGGCTTCCGGTTCGACCTCGCCGTCACCCTCGCCCGCGATCCGGAGCAGTTCGCGGAGGCGTCCCGCTTCCTGGCCGCCGTGCACCAGGACCCGGTCCTGGAGAGGGTGAAGCTCATCGCGGAGCCCTGGGACGTCGCCCCTGGCGGCTACCAGGTCGGCGCCTTCCCGGTGCGCTGGTCCGAGTGGAACGGGAAGTACCGCGACGTCGTGCGGCGCTTCTGGAAGGGCGACGAGAACCTGGCCGGCGAGATGGGCTACCGGCTCACCGGCTCCGCCGACCTCTACGAGGCGGCGGGCCGGAAGATCTACGCGAGCGTGAACTTCGTCACCGCGCACGACGGCTTCACGCTGCGCGATCTCGTGAGCTACGACCGCAAGCACAACGAGGCGAACCTCGAGGACAACCGCGACGGGGCGGACGACAACCACTCCTGGAACTGCGGCGCCGAGGGCGAGACGGACGACCCGGCGATCCTCGCGCTCCGCGAGCGCCAGATGCGGAACCTCATGGCGACGCTGCTGGTCTCGCAGGGCGTCCCGATGATCACCGCGGGCGACGAGTTGGGGAAGACCCAGCGCGGCAACAACAACGCCTACTGCCACGACGACGAGCTCAGCTGGCTCGACTGGAACCTCGACGACGGCCGCCGCGCGTTCCTGGCCTTCGTGCGGCGGATGATCCAGCTCCGCCTGGACCAGCCGGTCCTGCAGCGGCGACGCTTCTTCCGCGGCGGCCGGCCCTGGGACTCGTCGCTCAAGGACCTGGCCTGGTTCCGGCCCGACGGCGTCGAGATGACCGAGGAGGACTGGCAGAGGCCCTTCGCGAAGTCCGTGGCCTTCCTGCTCGGCGGCGACCAGATCGCGACGCCCGACGAGCGGGGCGAACGGATCGTGGGCGACTCGCTGCTCGTCCTGCTCAACGCCTCGCACGAGCGGGTCACCTACGTCCTCCCCGACGTGGACTGGGGGCGGGAGTGGGAGGTGCTCGTCGACACGGCCGGCGAGCTGGAGCAGAAGCGCGAGCACGTGGCCGCCCGCGGGTCGGTGCCGCTGGAGGCGCGCTCCCTCGTGATCCTCTCCCGCCCGGCCGACCGCTGA
- a CDS encoding RNA polymerase factor sigma-32: MNRSTGASSTLDQYLREINKVALLTVEEERRLAREFRDEGKTRAAHKLVEANLRFVVKVAFEYRSYGLRMADLIQEGNIGLMKAVQKFDPDKEIRLISYAVWWIRAYIQNHILKSWSLVKIGTTQAQRKLFFSLARTRHEIERVTPGAGLDSEGIDVNLVAKKLRVRASDVVEMQQRMEGRDLSLDAPVADGTSTHLEFTPSDADPQDDELARAEEDAIVNRRVNDAMSRLDPRERHIVEARIMGDGKETLRDLGQHFGFSRERARQLEIRALEKLRRELQPLADEIGYPATQGVEAVE, translated from the coding sequence ATGAATCGTTCGACCGGCGCGAGCAGCACCCTCGACCAGTACCTGCGCGAGATCAACAAGGTCGCGCTCCTCACCGTCGAAGAGGAGCGGCGCCTGGCGCGTGAGTTCCGGGACGAGGGCAAGACCCGCGCCGCCCACAAGCTCGTCGAGGCGAACCTCCGCTTCGTCGTGAAGGTGGCGTTCGAGTACCGCTCCTACGGGCTGAGGATGGCGGACCTCATCCAGGAAGGGAACATCGGCCTGATGAAGGCCGTCCAGAAGTTCGACCCCGACAAGGAGATCCGGCTCATCTCCTACGCGGTCTGGTGGATCCGCGCGTACATCCAGAACCACATCCTGAAGTCCTGGTCGCTCGTGAAGATCGGGACCACGCAGGCGCAGCGGAAGCTGTTCTTCTCGCTCGCCCGCACCCGGCACGAGATCGAGCGCGTGACCCCCGGCGCCGGCCTCGACTCCGAGGGCATCGACGTGAACCTCGTCGCCAAGAAGCTCCGCGTCCGGGCGAGCGACGTGGTGGAGATGCAGCAGCGCATGGAGGGGCGGGACCTCTCGCTCGACGCGCCGGTCGCCGACGGCACGAGCACGCACCTGGAGTTCACCCCGTCCGACGCCGATCCGCAGGACGACGAGCTCGCCCGCGCCGAGGAGGACGCGATCGTGAACCGCCGCGTCAACGACGCCATGAGCCGGCTCGACCCGCGCGAGCGGCACATCGTCGAGGCGCGCATCATGGGCGACGGCAAGGAGACGCTGCGCGATCTCGGGCAGCACTTCGGCTTCTCGCGGGAGCGCGCGCGCCAGCTCGAGATCCGCGCCCTGGAGAAGCTGCGCCGGGAGCTGCAGCCGCTCGCCGACGAGATCGGCTACCCGGCGACGCAGGGGGTCGAGGCGGTCGAGTAG
- a CDS encoding glycosyltransferase family 4 protein: MKVLLVADAVGGVFTYAVELSRALTSRGVGVVLATEGALLAAEQRRALAGIAGLAHEERPFRLEWMEDPWDDVAAAGRWLLELEERERPDVVHTNSFAHGALPFRAPKLVVGHSDVVSWFEAVKRAPPPPSWDRYRAAVTAGLHGADAVAAPSAAMAAALVRHYGPLPRPAVIPNGRDPSRFPPRPKRELVLGAGGLSDEAKNALALARVAPRLTWPVYIAGETPASGRKTARASESAGTAGGEATLLGRLEEDALSRWMGEAAIFAHPARYEPFGLSVLEAGLAGCALVLGDIPSLRESWSGAAAFVPPDEDDALAAALGALARDPDRRAILAGRARARARRFGAGRMAERTLALYRTLVSRAASLGAPT, translated from the coding sequence ATGAAGGTCCTCCTCGTCGCCGACGCCGTGGGTGGCGTCTTCACCTACGCGGTCGAGCTGTCGCGCGCGCTCACCTCTCGCGGGGTGGGCGTCGTGCTCGCCACCGAGGGGGCCCTCCTCGCTGCCGAGCAGCGCCGCGCGCTGGCCGGGATCGCCGGGCTCGCGCACGAGGAGCGCCCGTTCCGGCTCGAGTGGATGGAGGACCCGTGGGACGACGTCGCGGCCGCGGGCCGCTGGCTCCTCGAGCTCGAGGAGCGCGAGCGGCCCGATGTCGTCCACACCAACTCCTTCGCGCACGGCGCCCTGCCGTTCCGCGCGCCGAAGCTGGTCGTCGGCCACTCCGACGTCGTCTCCTGGTTCGAGGCCGTGAAGCGCGCGCCGCCGCCGCCCTCCTGGGACCGGTACCGCGCGGCGGTGACGGCGGGTCTCCACGGCGCCGACGCGGTCGCGGCGCCGAGCGCGGCGATGGCGGCGGCGCTCGTCCGTCACTACGGCCCCCTCCCGCGCCCGGCGGTCATCCCGAACGGCCGCGACCCTTCGCGCTTCCCGCCCCGGCCGAAGCGGGAGCTCGTGCTCGGCGCCGGGGGGCTCTCGGACGAGGCGAAGAACGCCCTCGCGCTCGCGCGCGTCGCCCCGCGCTTGACGTGGCCGGTCTACATCGCCGGCGAGACGCCGGCCTCCGGCCGCAAGACCGCACGAGCGAGCGAGTCCGCGGGCACCGCGGGCGGCGAGGCCACGCTGCTCGGCCGCCTCGAGGAGGACGCGCTGTCCCGCTGGATGGGAGAGGCGGCGATCTTCGCCCACCCGGCACGCTACGAGCCGTTCGGGCTCTCGGTGCTGGAGGCGGGGCTCGCGGGGTGTGCGCTCGTGCTCGGCGACATCCCCAGCCTGCGCGAGAGCTGGTCGGGCGCCGCCGCCTTCGTGCCGCCGGACGAGGACGACGCCCTGGCCGCCGCGCTGGGGGCGCTCGCCCGGGACCCTGATCGACGCGCGATCCTCGCCGGCCGCGCCCGGGCGCGCGCCCGGCGATTCGGCGCGGGGCGGATGGCAGAGCGCACGCTCGCCCTCTACCGGACGCTCGTGTCCCGCGCCGCGTCGCTCGGAGCCCCGACCTAG
- a CDS encoding SDR family oxidoreductase, whose translation MAYDLGGRVALVTGATSGFGAACAEALLRAGAKVIAAGRREDRLRALAATGGDRVHAVALDVRDRAAVERAIAGLPAAFAAVDVLVNNAGLALGLEPAQRASLDEWETMIATNCTGLVTVTRAVLPGMVERNRGHVVNIGSVAGSYPYPGGNVYGATKAFVRQFSLNLRSDLLGTALRVTSIEPGMAETEFSLVRFSGDPEKAKKVYEGVTPLSGEDVADAILWAVTRPAHVNVNTMELMPVQQAFAPFAVSRR comes from the coding sequence ATGGCATACGATCTCGGCGGCAGGGTCGCGCTCGTGACGGGCGCGACCTCGGGGTTCGGCGCGGCGTGCGCGGAGGCGCTGCTGCGCGCTGGGGCGAAGGTGATCGCCGCCGGACGGCGCGAGGACCGCCTGCGGGCGCTCGCGGCCACCGGCGGAGACCGGGTCCACGCGGTCGCGCTCGACGTCCGGGATCGCGCCGCGGTGGAGCGCGCCATCGCGGGGCTGCCCGCGGCGTTCGCGGCGGTGGACGTGCTGGTGAACAACGCGGGGCTCGCGCTCGGCCTCGAGCCGGCGCAGCGCGCCTCCCTCGACGAGTGGGAGACGATGATCGCCACGAACTGCACGGGGCTCGTCACGGTCACGCGCGCGGTGCTGCCCGGCATGGTGGAGCGGAACCGGGGCCACGTCGTGAACATCGGCTCCGTGGCGGGCAGCTACCCCTACCCGGGCGGCAACGTGTACGGCGCGACGAAGGCGTTCGTGCGGCAGTTCTCGCTCAACCTGCGCTCCGACCTGCTCGGCACGGCCCTCCGGGTCACGTCCATCGAGCCGGGCATGGCCGAGACCGAGTTCTCGCTCGTCCGGTTCAGCGGCGACCCCGAGAAGGCGAAGAAGGTCTACGAGGGCGTCACGCCGCTCTCCGGAGAGGACGTCGCCGACGCGATCCTGTGGGCGGTCACCCGCCCGGCGCACGTGAACGTGAACACGATGGAGCTCATGCCGGTCCAGCAGGCGTTCGCCCCGTTCGCGGTGTCGCGGAGGTAG